The following are from one region of the Variovorax sp. V213 genome:
- the earP gene encoding elongation factor P maturation arginine rhamnosyltransferase EarP: protein MQWDIFCRVIDNHGDLGVCWRLASQLAALGGRVRLWIDDATALHWMAPEGCDGVSVIDWLDPAAIRKAVAAPPPDVLIEAFGCDPAPELIARFAEPPAAGAPARAWINLEYLSAEPYVERLHGLPSPVFKGPGEGLAKRFFYPGFTPATGGLLREPGLLERQARFDRVQWLAAHEIPWQDGERLVSLFCYEPPALAQLLEQLAAGTEPARLLVTSGRAAHAVGAYFSSQKQPAGRSPQGFGALSISYLPYLTQPDFDQLLWACDLNFVRGEDSLVRALWAGAPLVWQIYPQDDDAHHVKLGAWLDWLGAPPSLRRFHHAWNGFGDAPLPALETGGPWRETVRAAREKLYLQEDLVTQLRHLVAGKS from the coding sequence ATGCAATGGGATATTTTCTGCAGGGTCATCGACAACCATGGCGACCTGGGCGTGTGCTGGCGGCTGGCCAGCCAGCTGGCGGCGCTCGGCGGGCGCGTGCGCTTGTGGATCGACGACGCCACGGCGCTGCACTGGATGGCGCCGGAGGGCTGCGACGGCGTGAGCGTGATCGACTGGCTCGATCCGGCCGCCATCCGGAAGGCCGTGGCGGCCCCGCCGCCCGACGTGCTGATCGAAGCCTTCGGCTGCGACCCGGCGCCCGAACTGATTGCGCGATTCGCCGAGCCGCCGGCCGCGGGCGCGCCCGCCCGGGCCTGGATCAACCTCGAATACCTGTCGGCGGAACCCTATGTCGAGCGGCTGCACGGCCTGCCCTCGCCGGTGTTCAAGGGGCCGGGCGAGGGGCTGGCGAAACGCTTTTTCTATCCGGGCTTCACGCCCGCCACGGGAGGGCTGCTGCGGGAGCCCGGCCTCTTGGAGCGGCAAGCGCGTTTCGACCGCGTGCAATGGCTGGCGGCGCACGAAATTCCCTGGCAGGACGGCGAGCGCCTCGTTTCCCTCTTCTGCTACGAGCCCCCCGCGCTGGCCCAACTGCTCGAGCAGTTGGCAGCCGGTACGGAACCTGCGCGGCTCCTCGTGACGTCCGGCCGCGCGGCGCACGCGGTGGGAGCTTATTTTTCAAGCCAGAAACAGCCTGCCGGCCGCTCGCCGCAAGGGTTCGGTGCGCTGTCGATTTCGTACCTTCCGTACCTGACGCAGCCGGATTTCGACCAACTTCTGTGGGCCTGCGACCTCAATTTCGTGCGCGGCGAAGATTCGCTCGTGCGCGCCCTCTGGGCCGGCGCCCCGCTGGTCTGGCAGATCTACCCGCAGGACGACGACGCGCACCACGTCAAGCTCGGCGCCTGGTTGGACTGGCTCGGGGCCCCGCCATCCCTGCGGCGGTTTCACCACGCCTGGAACGGCTTTGGCGACGCCCCCCTGCCCGCTCTCGAAACCGGGGGCCCGTGGCGTGAAACCGTGCGGGCCGCCCGCGAAAAGCTGTACCTTCAGGAGGACTTGGTCACGCAATTGCGGCATCTGGTCGCCGGAAAAAGCTAA
- a CDS encoding M20/M25/M40 family metallo-hydrolase: MRMKTRRSPLFLGSPGLARTVLALSLALCGLAASAQTTPSLTPQQQRFHDIYKELIEINTSHSVGDNTLAARAMEKRLIESGFAPGDIQVFEPFPKKGNLVLRFKGNGSKKPLLLLAHIDVVEARREDWKTDPFKLQETGGYFTARGAIDDKAMASALVSVMGQLRQEGFKPSRDIILALTADEERGDALSNGAFWLINNKPELLQAEFGINEGGGGELRGGKPNLHRMQVAEKMYTTYMLEARDVGGHSSVPTRSNPIYALSAGLERLGNYAFPVKLADVTKTYFARSAPFATGQLADDMRAIGAGNPDAAVIERLSANPAYNAQLRTTCVATMVQAGHAENALPQSAKATVNCRILPHDDPEEVERLLAQAVGNDKIVVRNLGKPLRSPASPLNGDLVKTVESVTQAMWPGVPVVPAMSTGATDSRFLRNAGIPMYGVTGMFLDPADARAHGLDERIEIQRLYDGREFLYRLVSELAK, translated from the coding sequence ATGCGCATGAAGACCCGTCGTTCGCCGCTTTTCCTTGGTTCCCCTGGTTTGGCCAGAACCGTGCTCGCGCTTTCTCTGGCCCTGTGCGGCCTGGCCGCATCGGCGCAGACGACGCCGTCGCTGACCCCCCAGCAGCAGCGCTTTCACGACATCTACAAGGAGTTGATCGAGATCAACACCAGCCATTCGGTGGGGGACAACACGCTGGCGGCGCGCGCCATGGAAAAGCGCCTGATCGAATCGGGCTTTGCGCCCGGCGACATCCAGGTCTTCGAGCCGTTCCCGAAGAAGGGCAACCTGGTGCTGCGCTTCAAGGGCAATGGCAGCAAGAAGCCGCTCTTGTTGCTGGCCCACATCGACGTGGTCGAGGCCAGGCGCGAAGACTGGAAGACCGACCCGTTCAAGCTGCAGGAAACCGGCGGCTATTTCACGGCGCGCGGGGCCATCGACGACAAGGCCATGGCCTCGGCCCTGGTGTCGGTGATGGGGCAGCTCAGGCAGGAAGGCTTCAAGCCGAGCCGCGACATCATCCTGGCCCTGACGGCCGACGAGGAGCGCGGCGATGCGCTCAGCAACGGCGCCTTCTGGCTCATCAACAACAAGCCCGAGTTGCTGCAGGCGGAGTTCGGCATCAACGAAGGCGGCGGCGGCGAACTGCGCGGCGGCAAGCCCAACCTGCACCGCATGCAGGTGGCCGAGAAGATGTACACCACCTACATGCTCGAGGCGCGCGACGTGGGCGGCCACAGCTCCGTGCCGACCAGGAGCAACCCGATCTACGCGCTGTCCGCGGGGCTGGAGCGGCTGGGCAACTATGCCTTCCCGGTCAAGCTGGCGGACGTCACCAAGACCTATTTCGCGCGCAGCGCGCCGTTTGCCACCGGCCAGCTGGCCGACGACATGCGCGCCATCGGCGCAGGCAACCCCGACGCCGCGGTGATCGAGCGGCTGTCGGCCAACCCGGCCTACAACGCGCAGCTGCGCACCACCTGCGTGGCGACGATGGTGCAGGCCGGTCATGCCGAGAATGCGCTGCCGCAATCGGCCAAGGCCACGGTCAACTGCCGCATCCTGCCGCACGACGATCCGGAAGAAGTCGAGCGACTGCTGGCCCAGGCCGTCGGCAACGACAAGATCGTGGTGCGCAACCTCGGCAAGCCCTTGCGCAGCCCCGCCTCGCCGCTGAACGGCGACCTGGTGAAGACCGTGGAGTCGGTGACCCAGGCCATGTGGCCGGGCGTGCCGGTGGTGCCCGCGATGAGCACCGGCGCCACCGACAGCCGCTTCTTGCGCAACGCCGGCATTCCGATGTATGGCGTGACGGGCATGTTCCTCGACCCGGCGGACGCGCGCGCCCACGGGCTGGACGAGCGCATCGAAATCCAGCGGCTCTACGATGGCCGCGAGTTCCTGTACCGCCTGGTGAGCGAACTCGCGAAATAA
- the efp gene encoding elongation factor P — MKIAQEIRAGNVIMHGKDPMVVLKTEYSRGGRNSATVRMKLKSLIANFNTEVVFKADDKIDQIVLDKKECTYSYFADPMYVCMDTEYNQYEVEAENMGDALNYLEDGMAVEVVFYDGKAISVELPTSVEREITWTEPAVKGDTSGKVMKPAKIATGFEVPVPLFVAQGDKIEIDTRTGEYRKRV, encoded by the coding sequence ATGAAAATCGCTCAAGAAATCCGCGCCGGCAACGTCATCATGCACGGCAAGGACCCGATGGTCGTCCTCAAGACCGAATACAGCCGCGGCGGCCGCAATTCCGCCACCGTGCGCATGAAGCTCAAGAGCCTGATCGCCAACTTCAACACCGAAGTGGTCTTCAAGGCCGACGACAAGATCGACCAGATCGTGCTGGACAAGAAGGAGTGCACCTATTCCTACTTTGCCGACCCGATGTACGTCTGCATGGACACCGAGTACAACCAGTACGAAGTCGAAGCCGAGAACATGGGCGACGCCCTGAACTACCTCGAAGACGGCATGGCCGTCGAAGTGGTGTTCTATGACGGCAAGGCCATCTCGGTCGAACTGCCGACCAGCGTCGAGCGCGAAATCACCTGGACCGAGCCGGCCGTCAAGGGCGACACCTCGGGCAAGGTCATGAAGCCCGCCAAGATCGCCACCGGCTTCGAAGTGCCGGTGCCGCTCTTCGTCGCGCAAGGCGACAAGATCGAAATCGACACCCGCACCGGCGAATACCGCAAGCGCGTCTAA
- a CDS encoding TIGR00730 family Rossman fold protein produces the protein MNNTHNLHDKRLADAWATLKAHSEKGLPLDLDPSRLAFADPEFLLRRETRGIRMQLELMKPDLEQRAHGIENTVVVFGSARFRSEEEAAALVAQADAAGDAVAAERWRRLARSSHYYEKARAFGKLVAQYSNDKEPEDKLFVCTGGGPGIMQAANRGAHEGGGISVGLAIALPMEEEANPYVTPALSFKFHYFAIRKMHFMMRAKALVAFPGGFGTLDELFEVITLVQTKKSKPVPIVLFGSAYWKKLIDFDFLVEEGVISPADVKLFEYVDAAEDAWDAIKRFYKL, from the coding sequence ATGAACAACACGCACAACCTTCACGACAAACGCCTGGCGGATGCCTGGGCCACCCTCAAGGCGCACTCCGAAAAAGGCCTCCCGCTCGATCTCGATCCTTCGCGCCTGGCCTTTGCCGACCCGGAATTCCTGCTGCGCCGCGAAACCCGCGGCATCCGCATGCAACTGGAGCTGATGAAGCCCGACCTGGAGCAGCGCGCCCACGGCATCGAGAACACCGTGGTGGTTTTCGGCAGCGCGCGCTTTCGCAGCGAGGAAGAAGCCGCCGCGCTGGTCGCGCAGGCCGACGCCGCCGGCGACGCCGTGGCGGCCGAGCGCTGGAGGCGCCTGGCGCGCAGCTCGCACTACTACGAGAAGGCACGCGCCTTCGGCAAGCTGGTTGCGCAGTACAGCAACGACAAGGAACCCGAGGACAAGCTTTTCGTCTGCACCGGCGGCGGCCCCGGCATCATGCAGGCGGCCAACCGCGGCGCGCACGAAGGCGGCGGAATCTCGGTCGGCCTGGCCATCGCGCTGCCCATGGAGGAGGAAGCCAACCCGTACGTCACGCCGGCGCTAAGCTTCAAGTTCCACTACTTCGCCATCCGCAAGATGCATTTCATGATGCGTGCGAAGGCGCTGGTGGCGTTTCCGGGCGGCTTTGGCACGCTCGACGAGCTGTTCGAGGTGATCACGCTGGTGCAGACCAAGAAGTCCAAGCCGGTGCCGATCGTGCTGTTCGGCTCGGCCTACTGGAAGAAGCTGATCGACTTCGACTTCCTGGTCGAAGAAGGCGTGATCTCGCCGGCCGACGTGAAGCTGTTCGAGTACGTCGACGCGGCGGAAGACGCCTGGGACGCGATCAAGCGCTTCTACAAGCTATAA
- a CDS encoding crotonase/enoyl-CoA hydratase family protein, translated as MNTSASVRTEIDGPVSTIVMSRPRQRNAVDRPMSDALRDAFERFEADESQRVAVLWGEHGTFCAGADLGAVGDPARRNELDPEGGGSGPMGPTRMALAKPLIAAISGHAVAGGLELALLADLRVAEEDAVLGVFCRRWGVPLIDGGTVRLPRIVGMGRALDLILTGRPVDAREANAMGLVNRVVPHGHARQAAEALAREIASFPQQCMLADRHSAYAQWDLPLADALRQEGRLGVPIVAAEGAAGAERFVRGAGRHGAF; from the coding sequence ATGAACACATCCGCCAGCGTCCGCACCGAGATCGATGGGCCGGTCAGCACCATCGTCATGAGCCGCCCCAGGCAGCGCAACGCCGTCGACCGCCCCATGTCCGATGCGCTGCGCGACGCCTTCGAACGCTTCGAGGCCGACGAAAGCCAGCGCGTCGCGGTGCTGTGGGGCGAACACGGCACCTTCTGCGCGGGCGCCGACCTCGGCGCGGTCGGCGATCCGGCGCGGCGCAATGAGCTCGACCCCGAAGGCGGCGGCTCGGGGCCGATGGGCCCGACCCGCATGGCGCTCGCCAAGCCGCTGATCGCCGCGATCAGCGGCCATGCGGTGGCCGGCGGGCTGGAACTCGCGCTGCTGGCCGATCTGCGCGTGGCCGAGGAAGACGCCGTGCTTGGCGTGTTCTGCCGGCGCTGGGGCGTGCCGCTGATCGACGGCGGGACGGTGCGGCTGCCGCGCATCGTCGGCATGGGCCGCGCGCTCGACCTCATCCTGACCGGCCGGCCCGTCGACGCCCGGGAGGCGAACGCCATGGGCCTGGTCAACCGCGTGGTGCCTCACGGCCACGCCCGCCAGGCGGCCGAAGCGCTCGCGCGCGAGATCGCGTCGTTCCCCCAGCAGTGCATGCTGGCGGACCGCCATTCCGCCTACGCCCAATGGGACCTGCCGCTGGCCGATGCACTGCGGCAGGAGGGCCGGCTCGGCGTCCCCATCGTTGCGGCCGAAGGCGCGGCGGGCGCCGAGCGCTTCGTTCGCGGTGCAGGCCGGCATGGCGCTTTCTGA
- a CDS encoding MFS transporter has product MKGSELLRVIGAQVCLHATMAGMRLATPLLALQQGYSAAAVGVLIALFALTQVFLALPAGRFADRYGFKRPLWLSVIAASAGAGLALVFPTFPVMCIAALLTGGATGATVIALQRHVGRSATNATQLKRVFSWLAIAPAVANFVGPFVAGLLIDHAGRAPADMLAFRVCFAVMAFLPILCWMLARGAHEPPGTAPTPGAVPTRAWDLLREPMFRRLLFVNWLQSSSWDVHAFVLPVLGHERGIGASVIGSILGAFAIAAAAIRVVLPLIASRASERSVILSSTIVTAAVFAVYPVLDSAWAMGLCSVVLGFSLGAVQPMVMSMLHQITPHARHGEALGLRLMTINASSVAMPMLFGSIGALIGIAGVFWVVGGVVALGARATWGLKAPL; this is encoded by the coding sequence GTGAAAGGCTCCGAACTGCTGCGCGTCATCGGCGCCCAGGTCTGCCTGCACGCCACCATGGCCGGCATGCGGCTCGCAACACCGCTGTTGGCGCTGCAACAGGGATACAGCGCGGCGGCCGTGGGCGTGTTGATTGCGCTCTTTGCGCTCACGCAGGTGTTCCTGGCCCTGCCGGCAGGACGCTTTGCCGACCGCTACGGCTTCAAGCGGCCGCTGTGGCTTTCGGTCATTGCCGCTTCGGCCGGTGCGGGCCTCGCGCTCGTCTTCCCGACCTTCCCGGTCATGTGCATTGCGGCGCTCCTCACGGGCGGTGCCACCGGCGCGACCGTGATCGCGCTGCAGCGCCACGTGGGCCGCTCCGCCACCAACGCCACGCAGCTCAAGCGCGTGTTCAGCTGGCTGGCCATTGCGCCTGCGGTGGCGAATTTTGTCGGTCCTTTCGTGGCCGGACTGCTGATCGACCATGCCGGGCGCGCGCCCGCCGACATGCTGGCTTTCCGCGTCTGCTTTGCGGTGATGGCCTTCCTGCCGATCCTCTGCTGGATGCTCGCGCGCGGCGCGCATGAGCCCCCGGGGACCGCGCCCACGCCCGGGGCGGTGCCGACACGGGCCTGGGACCTGCTGCGCGAGCCGATGTTCCGCCGCCTGCTGTTCGTGAACTGGCTGCAATCGTCGAGCTGGGACGTGCATGCCTTCGTGCTGCCGGTGCTGGGGCACGAGCGCGGCATCGGCGCTTCGGTGATCGGCTCCATCCTCGGCGCGTTTGCCATCGCCGCAGCCGCCATCCGGGTGGTGCTGCCCCTGATCGCCTCGCGCGCTTCGGAGCGCAGCGTGATCCTCAGCTCGACCATCGTCACGGCCGCAGTCTTCGCGGTGTACCCGGTGCTCGATTCGGCGTGGGCCATGGGCCTGTGCTCGGTGGTCCTGGGTTTTTCCCTCGGAGCGGTTCAGCCGATGGTGATGAGCATGCTGCACCAGATCACGCCGCACGCGCGGCACGGCGAGGCGCTGGGCTTGCGGCTCATGACCATCAATGCCTCGAGCGTGGCGATGCCGATGCTGTTCGGATCGATCGGTGCGCTGATCGGCATCGCGGGCGTTTTCTGGGTGGTGGGCGGTGTTGTTGCGCTGGGAGCCCGGGCCACCTGGGGCTTGAAGGCGCCCTTATAG
- a CDS encoding 2-hydroxyacid dehydrogenase — MNKPKILVARAIFPETIERLSQHFEVESNQADESWSKEQLIARLKGKQGAFTTGSERIDAAVLDACPDLKICANMAVGFNNFDVDAMAARGVLGTNAPDVLTETTADFGFALLMATARRITESEHFLRAGKWQKWSFDMFAGSDIHGSTLGIIGMGRIGQGIAKRGAHGFGMKVVYHNRSRLDAALEAECKASYVSKEELLKTADHVVLVVPYSPASHHTIGAAEIALMKPTATLVNIARGGIVDDAALAVALREKRIAAAGLDVFEGEPKVHPDLLTVPNVVLTPHIASATVPTRRAMAELAADNLIAWFGGKGPLTPVTPVPPAAK; from the coding sequence ATGAACAAGCCCAAGATCCTGGTCGCACGCGCGATCTTTCCCGAAACCATCGAACGCCTCTCGCAGCACTTCGAGGTCGAGTCGAACCAGGCCGATGAGAGCTGGAGCAAGGAGCAGTTGATCGCCAGGCTCAAGGGCAAGCAGGGCGCCTTCACCACCGGCAGCGAGCGCATCGACGCCGCGGTGCTCGACGCCTGTCCCGACCTGAAGATCTGCGCCAACATGGCCGTGGGCTTCAACAACTTCGATGTCGATGCGATGGCCGCGCGCGGCGTGCTCGGCACCAACGCGCCCGACGTGCTCACCGAAACCACGGCCGACTTCGGCTTTGCATTGCTGATGGCCACCGCCCGGCGCATCACCGAAAGCGAACATTTCCTGCGCGCGGGCAAGTGGCAGAAATGGAGCTTCGACATGTTCGCGGGCTCCGACATCCACGGCTCGACGCTCGGCATCATCGGCATGGGCCGCATCGGGCAGGGCATTGCCAAGCGCGGCGCGCACGGCTTCGGCATGAAGGTGGTCTATCACAACCGCTCGCGGCTCGACGCCGCGCTCGAGGCCGAATGCAAGGCCAGCTACGTCAGCAAGGAAGAGCTGCTCAAGACGGCCGACCACGTGGTGCTGGTGGTGCCGTATTCGCCGGCTTCTCACCACACCATCGGCGCGGCCGAAATCGCGCTGATGAAGCCGACCGCCACGCTCGTGAACATCGCGCGCGGCGGCATCGTCGACGATGCGGCGCTGGCCGTGGCGCTGCGCGAGAAGCGCATTGCAGCAGCGGGGCTCGACGTGTTCGAAGGCGAGCCCAAGGTCCACCCCGATCTGCTGACCGTGCCCAACGTGGTCCTGACGCCGCACATCGCGAGCGCGACCGTGCCCACGCGCCGCGCCATGGCCGAGCTCGCAGCCGACAACCTCATTGCCTGGTTCGGCGGCAAGGGGCCGCTGACGCCCGTCACGCCCGTTCCGCCGGCCGCCAAGTAA
- a CDS encoding sodium:proton antiporter, translated as MKKTVRLAAAAVLPMMFPALAMAADLDGSKLSALWGVPFAGILLSIALMPLLAPSFWHHHYGKISAAWALAFLLPFAAIHGAPLAGSRLVHALVEEYIPFIILLTALFTVAGGIHIRGNLHGAPGLNTAILAVGAVLASLMGTTGASMLLIRPLIRANDNRVSKAHVVVFFIFIVSNAGGSLTPLGDPPLFLGFLKGVDFFWTARNILPNTLFLVGMLLALFYVIDSYHYRKEGVLPIDPTPDTRRIGFDGAANFWLLGGVVFLVLLSGIWKSPVSFDVFGTHVGLPGLVRDIGLIAITLLSFKMTSAKVHADNQFEWGPMAEVAKLFAGIFLTIIPVIAMLRAGVHGPFGAVIAAVTRADGQPDPAMYFWASGILSSFLDNAPTYLVFFNTAGGDPATLMTTYATTLAAISAGSVFMGANSYIGNAPNLMVKAIAESRGVRMPSFFGYMGWSVAVLIPLFVLSTFIFFR; from the coding sequence ATGAAAAAAACAGTTCGCCTCGCGGCAGCCGCAGTGCTGCCGATGATGTTTCCCGCGCTGGCCATGGCCGCCGACCTCGACGGCAGCAAGCTGTCGGCGCTCTGGGGCGTTCCGTTCGCGGGCATCCTGCTGTCGATCGCGCTCATGCCGCTGCTCGCGCCGTCATTCTGGCATCACCATTACGGCAAGATCTCCGCCGCCTGGGCGCTGGCGTTCCTGCTTCCCTTTGCCGCGATCCATGGGGCGCCGCTGGCCGGATCCCGGCTGGTGCATGCGCTGGTCGAGGAATACATCCCCTTCATCATCCTGCTCACCGCCCTGTTCACGGTGGCGGGCGGTATCCACATTCGCGGCAACCTGCATGGCGCCCCCGGCCTCAACACGGCCATCCTGGCCGTCGGCGCGGTGCTTGCGAGCCTCATGGGAACCACGGGCGCCTCGATGCTGCTGATCCGGCCGCTGATCCGCGCCAACGACAACCGCGTGAGCAAGGCGCACGTGGTGGTGTTCTTCATCTTCATCGTTTCGAATGCGGGAGGCTCGCTCACGCCGCTGGGCGATCCGCCGCTGTTTCTCGGTTTCCTGAAGGGCGTCGACTTCTTCTGGACGGCGCGCAACATCCTGCCGAACACGCTGTTCCTGGTCGGCATGCTGCTCGCGTTGTTCTACGTCATCGATAGTTACCACTACCGCAAGGAGGGCGTGCTGCCGATCGACCCGACGCCGGACACCCGCCGCATCGGCTTCGACGGTGCCGCCAATTTCTGGCTGCTGGGCGGCGTGGTTTTTCTCGTGCTGCTCTCCGGCATCTGGAAATCGCCCGTGAGCTTCGACGTGTTCGGCACGCACGTGGGCCTGCCCGGTCTGGTGCGCGACATCGGCCTTATCGCCATCACGCTGCTCTCGTTCAAAATGACATCGGCCAAGGTGCATGCCGACAACCAGTTCGAATGGGGTCCGATGGCCGAGGTGGCCAAGCTCTTCGCGGGCATCTTCCTGACCATCATCCCGGTGATCGCGATGCTGAGAGCCGGCGTTCACGGTCCGTTCGGCGCGGTGATCGCGGCCGTGACACGTGCGGACGGCCAGCCCGATCCGGCCATGTACTTCTGGGCCTCCGGCATCCTGAGCTCTTTTCTCGACAATGCACCCACCTACCTGGTGTTCTTCAACACGGCGGGCGGCGATCCGGCCACGCTCATGACCACCTACGCCACCACGCTGGCCGCCATCTCGGCCGGCTCCGTGTTCATGGGCGCCAACAGCTACATCGGCAACGCGCCCAACCTCATGGTCAAGGCCATCGCCGAGAGCCGCGGCGTGCGCATGCCGAGCTTCTTCGGCTACATGGGCTGGTCCGTGGCCGTCCTGATTCCGCTGTTCGTTCTTTCCACCTTCATCTTCTTCCGCTGA
- the rmuC gene encoding DNA recombination protein RmuC, translating into MELPDLILLLLAALAVVQLALLIWLLARRQPGPDHGEVLAVLAAMGAANERTERELRHEMGESSRGARQETAQAFATFQQALVQQGAEATRTQNAQLDAFSLQLASLQKTLADTLNTQLQGLSESNARRLAEVRTTMETQLAQLQQTNTAKLDEMRRTVDEKLQSTLEARLGESFKQVADRLEQVHKGLGEMQTLAVGVGSLQRVLTNVKTRGVFGEVQLEALLEQVLTPEQYAKQVETKPRSGQRVDFAIRFPGRGGDGAPVWLPIDAKFPRDDYERLIDAHERADAVGAELAAKALEARVRSEARSIAENYLAAPHTTDFAILFLPVESLYAEVLRRPGLMDAIQRQHRVTLAGPTTLLAMLNSLHMGFRTLALEHQASEVWKVLGAVKTEFERYGEWVSRIKEQVAKASDTLDKADTRAKQMRLALRKVEALPEAQSQVLLPSTADTTDSEGDDTP; encoded by the coding sequence TTGGAACTTCCCGACTTGATTCTTCTTTTGCTGGCGGCGCTCGCCGTCGTCCAGCTTGCTCTGCTGATCTGGCTGCTCGCGCGACGGCAACCCGGGCCCGACCACGGCGAGGTGCTGGCGGTGCTGGCCGCCATGGGTGCCGCCAACGAACGCACCGAGCGCGAACTGCGCCATGAAATGGGCGAGAGCTCGCGCGGCGCGCGGCAGGAAACCGCCCAGGCCTTCGCCACTTTCCAGCAGGCGCTGGTGCAGCAGGGCGCGGAGGCCACGCGCACGCAGAATGCCCAGCTCGACGCTTTCTCGCTGCAGCTCGCCTCCTTGCAGAAGACCCTCGCCGACACGCTCAACACCCAGCTGCAGGGGCTGAGCGAGTCGAATGCGCGCCGCCTGGCCGAAGTGCGAACGACCATGGAAACGCAGCTCGCGCAGCTGCAGCAGACCAACACCGCCAAGCTCGACGAAATGCGCAGGACGGTCGACGAGAAGCTCCAGAGCACGCTCGAAGCCCGCCTTGGCGAAAGCTTCAAGCAGGTGGCCGACCGGCTCGAGCAGGTGCACAAGGGCCTGGGCGAAATGCAGACGCTGGCCGTGGGAGTCGGCAGCCTGCAAAGGGTGCTGACCAACGTGAAGACGCGCGGCGTGTTCGGCGAAGTACAGCTCGAGGCGCTGCTCGAACAGGTGCTCACGCCTGAGCAGTACGCCAAGCAGGTCGAGACCAAGCCGCGCAGCGGCCAGAGGGTCGACTTTGCCATTCGCTTCCCGGGCCGCGGCGGAGACGGTGCGCCCGTCTGGCTGCCCATCGACGCCAAGTTCCCGCGCGACGACTATGAACGCCTGATCGATGCGCACGAGCGCGCCGACGCTGTCGGCGCCGAGCTTGCGGCCAAGGCGCTCGAAGCGCGCGTACGCAGCGAGGCCAGGTCGATTGCCGAAAACTACCTGGCCGCGCCGCACACCACGGATTTCGCCATCCTGTTCCTGCCGGTCGAAAGCCTCTACGCCGAAGTGCTGCGGCGGCCGGGCCTGATGGACGCCATCCAGCGCCAGCACCGCGTCACGCTGGCCGGGCCGACCACCTTGCTTGCCATGCTCAACAGCCTGCACATGGGCTTTCGCACGCTGGCACTGGAGCACCAGGCGTCCGAGGTGTGGAAGGTGCTGGGCGCGGTCAAGACCGAGTTCGAGCGCTATGGCGAATGGGTTTCGCGCATCAAGGAGCAGGTGGCCAAGGCCTCCGACACGCTCGACAAGGCCGACACGCGCGCCAAGCAGATGCGCCTGGCGCTGCGCAAGGTCGAGGCGCTGCCCGAGGCGCAGTCGCAGGTGCTGTTGCCCTCCACGGCCGACACCACGGACAGCGAGGGCGACGATACCCCGTGA